From Poecile atricapillus isolate bPoeAtr1 chromosome Z, bPoeAtr1.hap1, whole genome shotgun sequence, one genomic window encodes:
- the LOC131572774 gene encoding interferon regulatory factor 5-like, which produces MDPPRRVRLKPWLVAQVSSRRFPGLHWLDPERRRFVIPWGHATRNPPGPQDHDTIFKAWAQETGRFRAGDPPDPPRWKATLRCALNKSREFRLLLDGPRGSPARPFRVYELCEEPPGAADGGDEDDNGCSGEEDVSQLNMTSLSIDDTQHGGDLLPPYSWAKEEPPFASCCPPGGPFGPPPPALLQGEAGGTHGVPELLPGPLAETGPPLGPPGPPSTCPVAPTEQLIPDLLVSPHMLPLTDLELKFQYRGRQVCALTVSNPHGCRLFHSSLEPTREQEELFGPLTLEQVPFPAPDAIPNEKQRFYTHQLLDVLDRGLILELQGQDLFALRLCQCKVFWTGPCAAPRPGPNPIQRERRTKLFSLEGFLNGLIQFQKGQTPTPPPFEIFLCFGEEWPDQKPKEKKLITVQVVPVAARLLLEMFSGELSWSADSIPLHISHPDLKDRMVEQFKELHQLWQSHQRLPPAQPLPGPSAGPWALPAGPLPH; this is translated from the exons atGGACCCCCCCCGGCGGGTGCGCCTCAAGCCCTGGCTGGTGGCCCAGGTCAGCAGCCGCCGCTTCCCGGGGCTCCACTGGCTCGACCCCGAGCGCCGCCGCTTCGTCATCCCCTGGGGACACGCCACCAggaaccccccgggaccccaggACCACGACACCATCTTCAag GCGTGGGCGCAGGAGACGGGCCGGTTCCGGGCCGGGgaccccccggaccccccccgcTGGAAGGCCACCCTGCGCTGCGCCCTCAACAAGAGCCGCGAGTTCCGGCTGCTGCTGGACGGGCCCCGCGGGTCCCCGGCCCGGCCCTTCCGCGTCTACGAGCTCTGCGAGGAGCCCCCCGGGGCCGCAG ATGGGGGGGACGAGGATGACAATGGCTGCAGCGGGGAGGAAGATGTCAGCCAG CTCAACATGACATCCCTGAGCATCGATG aCACGCAGCACGGGGGGGACCTGCTGCCCCCCTACTCCTGGGCCAAGGAGGAGCCCCCCTTTGCCAGCTGCTGCCCCCCGGGGGGCCCCTTCGGGCCTCCCCCCCCGGCGCTGCTCCAGGGGGAGGCGGGGGGCACCCACGGGGTCCCTGAGCTGCTCCCGGGCCCCCTCGCTGAGACGGGGCCCCCCCTGGGCCCCCCGGGGCCCCCGTCCACCTGCCCGGTGGCACCGACGGAGCAGCTGATCCCGGACCTGCTCGTCAGCCCCCACATGCTGCCAC TGACTGACCTGGAGCTGAAGTTCCAGTACCGGGGCCGCCAGGTCTGTGCCCTGACCGTCAGCAACCCCCACGGCTGCCGGCTGTtccacagcagcctggagcccacgcgggagcaggaggagctctTCGGGCCCCTGACGCTGGAGCAGgtgcccttccctgctcccgACGCCATTCCCAACGAGAAGCAGCGCTTCTACACCCACCAGCTGCTGGACGTGCTGGACCGAGGGCTCATCCTGGAGCTCCAGGGCCAGGATCTCTTCGCCCTCCGGCTCTGCCAGTGCAAGGTCTTCTGGACGGGGCCCTGTGCCGctccccggcccggccccaaCCCCAtccagagggagaggaggacCAAGCTCTTCAGCCTCGAGGGCTTCCTCAACG GCCTCATCCAGTTCCAGAAGGGGCAGACCCCCACCCCGCCCCCCTTTGAGATCTTCCTCTGCTTCGGCGAGGAGTGGCCGGACCAGAAGCCCAAGGAGAAGAAGCTGATCACGGTGCAG GTGGTGCCAGTGGCGGCgcggctgctgctggagatgttCTCCGGGGAGCTCTCCTGGTCGGCCGACAGCATCCCGCTGCACATCTCGCACCCCGACCTCAAGGACAGGATGGTGGAGCAGTTCAAGGAGCTGCACCAGCTCTGGCAGAGCCACCAGCGGCTGCCGCCGGcgcagcccctgcccggcccctcCGCGGGGCCCTGGGCGCTGCCAGCCGGGCCCCTGCCccactga